A segment of the Triticum urartu cultivar G1812 chromosome 1, Tu2.1, whole genome shotgun sequence genome:
cctggaggggggaaacgggcgcgtcgggtctacacggaggggatcttgctgtgggtctggcccggttgttgatccaaagtgttcctatgggctgacctaacacaaccgagcggggaggtccgctggtcaaagcccgtccctgcaaagtcaaagggctagatcccgtggtcaaacgctacagggttaggcgggaggGGGGCctgggggggtagcaatgccaccggagcgtcgcaccgggccctcatacatgcggggtggtgtggtggcatgttccgaagaggcggcacgagtctccggggtttggcccccctcacggatggcgccaccgccggcacctggaggggggaaacggacgcgtcgggtctacacggaggggatcttgctgtgggtctggcccggatgttgctccaaagtgttcctatgggctgacttaacacaaccgggtggagaggtccactggtcaaatctcgtccgtgcaaagtcaaagggctagatcccgtggtcaaacgctacagggttaggcgggatgggggccctggggggtagcaatgccaccggagcatcgcaccgggcactcatacatgcggggtggtgtggtggcatgtccgaagaggcggcacgcatcttcggggcgtggccccccctaacggacggcgatgacacggtagtagccattctgcggtaacgatgcggcgtgaatattattaaatactcggagcgcgataaaatcatgagtttttttgcacgacgtgggcacatgtgctataggaacgataatattttttcataatttttggtgatggagaagtatcccaaaaattccctctacgcggattgcccttagcgcgtctacggctgtggccggtgGCCTCCGGGGCTAGCATGCCGcaaaatcttgcgtaggcggcctctcacaagtttGGAAGTGTTGTGgtggttgcaaacgcccggcacgcgtgtccggggtgtgccctcCCTCagggacggcgccgccgccgccacctggaggggggaaacgggcGCGTCgagtctacacggaggggatcttgctgtgggtctggcccggttgttgatccaaagtgttcctatgggctgacctaacacaaccgggcggggaggtccgctggtcaaagcccgtccgtgcaaagtcaaagggctagatcccgtggtcaaacgctacagggttaggcgggaggggggcctggggggtagcaatgccaccggagcgtcgcaccgggccctcatacatgcggggtggtgtggtggcatgtccgaagaggcggcacgcgtctccggggcgtgccccccctcacggatgGCGATGACACAGCAGTAGACGGATCAGGCACTCGCATAGTTACCAGATCAGGCACTCGGTAACGGTACCCCTCAGTCAGTTGCTCTCCTATGTATCACCTTTCGCGAGACCATAGAAAATATTTATATCATAAAGAAATGTTGCTGACCATAGAAAAAATTCGGTTCAAAAAAAATATACGTGATATTTTAGAAAATTGTTGTACAATATAAAAAGAAGATCATGTCATTAAAAATAATGTTTCAAACCATTAAAGAAAATGTATGGTACATTTTAAATAATGTTCGTGCATGTAAAAAATATGTATACCATGTATCATTTTTAATATAATTATATACCATGTATCATTCAAAATATAATTATATACCATGTACGAAACTTTTCAATGCGCATGAAAATAATATACACTAAAAATATATTTGAAGACAGTTAATAATATATGCCACGTGTGTAATTAACATGTATACGGCTAGTTTGTAATTAATATGTATAAAAAAAATACACCTATGCCTACGGCTTAGCCGTCGGCATATATGCCACGTGGCGTGGTTAATATATGCCGACGGCTAAGCCGCCGGCATAGGTCCCCTTATCCACTCGCGGCCAATGGGGGTGCTTCACGCGGATCGCTGACGTGGCATCTATGCCGACGTCAACCGTCGGCATAGAGTGCCTTATCCCCTCGCTCACCACCCTGTCCACTCGTTCTCTCCCCTAGCTACTGCCCCCGACCCCGAGCACACCCGAactgctcgccgccgccgccgacgtccCGGCCCCTTGTCACCGCCGCCGCACTCGCCCCGCCCCCTGCCGCCGCccactcgccgccgccgcactcgCCCACGTCCCCTGCCGCCGCCCACTCGCCTCGCCCGCGCCCCCTGCCGCCCCCAcccgcgtcgccgccgccccaTCCCACTCCACCTCGTCCCCTGCCGCCCCGCCTCACCCCCCCGACTCCCCACTCCTTGCCGCTGTCGCCACGCTCGCCCCCGCCCCCTGTAGCCGCCCACTCCACCCTGCCccctcgccaccgccgccccacTCGCCCCTGCCCCCTGCGTCGCCGCCGCCCCACTGGCCCCCCacccgcgcgcgccgccgccgcctactCCACCTCctcccctgccgccgccgccgccctgccccGGCCCCGGACGCCCTGCCCCGCCCTCGActccctgcctgctccttctccATTGAGGTGAGCTAGCTTTTTTTCAATTTATTTCATTTGTTAGATGAATGCCACTGTTAGATGCATGAATGGATATTAGATGCATGGTTGAATGGATATTAGATGTGTATGCTAGATATATGAATAAAATGTAATTTTTTTGTTTTGCTTAGATGTGTATGCTAGATATATGAATGGATATTAGATGTGAATGGATATTGGATGAATGGATATTAGATGCATGGATGAATGGATGTTAGTCAAGTTAACAAATGTTTTACACACTTAGTTTGTTAAATATAGATGAATAGATTTTGGTTAAGTTTGTGATAGATGGATGGATATTGGTCAAGTTAGTATTTGGTCAAGTTAGTGTTATGGTCATGTTGATTCATATATAAGAAGCAAATCGAGGCACTTGGTTTCTAAAATAATTAATAAAGATTTTTTTGCAATTTGACATGTTGTTTCATGTCGATTCATAATGTTGTGCCAAATGGTTAATGTGAGGTGAAGACCTAATTTTTTTCACTTGATGGAATTAACAGGATTTGTGGTGTTCCCATCTTCGTGGAGTGACCGTCGACGTTGGAGGTGTTGGTCTAGGATCGTCCCTCCTTTGATCGACTACATCCTCTACATCAGAGGGTGAGCAACAATTTCATGACCTCGTCCACTTTTTTTCCATGTCACTAGATTAAATTTTCACATCAAGTCGCATAACTTAGGTCTCCCGTCCGAAAGGGTTGCatcgataaatatgcattcaattgcatatttatcaccgcagctctttcggattgtccagcgctttccacggacagcccgaggatgtgtagattgggtacgttgttcatgctctaccccgttccgagacaggatttcggcagcgcctccctgttgttctccggatgcacattctctcggcattttgccgagacgtgtatttgcagaacagcggggaggtgctgccgaaattttgtctcggaatggggtagagcatggacaacgtactcaatctacacattctcgggtgggattaggacccatctttacctattagagatgtaggtggattAAATGTTGTTTCTCGTCAACCTTGTAAAAAATAAAATACTGATGTGAGTAATTTAAATGAATCCTTAATTTTGTTGTGTGGCTTCCAATAAAGCAGAGATGGCAGATAATCAGTGGATGTATAGTGGGTTTTTCCATCAGAATCAAGTAACAACAGAGTGGGTCGAGAAAACTGATGTGTTTTTGAAAGAGATATTCCGTAGTCCAATGAGGATGGTGCCAGAATGCCCGTGTGCCAGATGTAAGAGGCGTATCCGCAGAGATAAGAGTGAGATGACTAAGCACCTTCGCACGCATGGATTTATGCCCAACTTTAATATGCCGATAAACTTTGCCCAGCGGGACCGTGGTAGAGAGGATGTGATACGACAATGCGTCGCTGGTTATGAGGACGATGGGGTTAGAGACATGCTAGATGATGTCTTTGCTGCACAGCCGACACCTCCGTCACATTCAGCGAATGAACCGGAGGAGCCGGAGGAAACCGCAAAGGCCTTCCTGGAAATCTTGGCCTCGTCAAAGAAACCTCTCTATGAGGGTGCCAAGCTGTCTgtgctggatgccatctcgcaactgaTGGCAGTCAAGGCTGAGTACGGCTGTAGCCGAGGTTGCTTCAAAGCATTTCTGGGAGTATGGGCTAACAGCCTGCCTGAGGGCCATGAACTGCCGAAAACCATGTACGGTATGAAGAAAATCATGAAGGCGCTCTCGATGGACTATGAGAAAATACATGTTTGTCCAAagaattgccttttgtttagGCATGAGTATGCGGATGACAAGTACTGTAGGAAGTGTGGTTCCTCTCGGTATATTGAGGTGGTCGATAAGCATGGTCAGAAGCAGCAGCTAAAAATCCCTGTGAAGGTTCTTCGGtatcttgattttataaaaagactgcagcgccttttcatcaccgaggagtctgccaaaatgatgaagtggcacaagGAAGGGAAAAGGTACAATCCAAAAAAATTTGTACATCCATCAGGAGGTGAAGCATGGAAGTCATTCGATATAGAGTACCCGGAGGAAGCAGCTGAGGCTGGGAATGTCAGAATTGCTATAACAGGTGATGGGTTCAATCCATATGGTATGTCGTCTAATCCATACAgctgttggcccgtatttgttaTTCCGCTGAATCTCCCTCCCGGCGCCATAATGCAACGCAAGACCATGTTCCTGTCGCTTATAATTCCCGGGCCTGAATATCCGGGGAAGAATTTGAGTGTGTTTATGCAGCCGTTGGTGGATGATTTGCACCATTCTTGGTACTTCCCGAGGTTGACATACGACCGACATCTGCAGaaaaatttcttgatgaaagtttggctacaatattgcatgcatgactttcccGGTTATGCCTTGTTCTGCGGATGGTGTACAAGTGGAAAGATGCCTTGCCCAGTGTGCATGCAGGCCTTGATTTTCATTTGGCTGAAGAAGGGTGGCAAGTATGTTGCAtttgacctgcatcgacagttcCTCCCTCCAAACCATCCTGATagggaagacaagaagaacttcacaaAAGGCAAAGTTGTCCATGAAGTAAACGAGATTCCAACGTTTTCTGGTGCGGATGTGCTTGCTCAGCTGAAAGCTCTTAAGCCTGCTGGTGAGGggaaaggcaaaggcaaaggcaaaggtAAAGGCAAAGCCACAGGCGAAGACGAGGGCAAAGGAAAAAGTAAAGGGAAAATTTTTGAAGGATATGGTGAGACGCACAACTGGACTCACATTACCCCCTTCACGCAGCTTCCCTATTTTAAGGACCTCAAACTTCCATACAACATAGACGTGATGCACACCGAAAAGAATGTCGCAGAGTCCCTTTTTCACACGATCCTCAACATTCCTGATAAGACAAAGGATAATGTTAATGCTAGAGTTGATCAACAGAATATTTGTGATAGACCACGTCTACACATGCAGCCTCCCACAGGCAGTCGAAAATCTTGGTTCAAGCCAGATGCTGACTTCGTACTTAAAAAGGATCATAAGATGGAGACATTCAAGTGGCTGAAACACGTCGTGAAGTTCACTGATGGTTATGCGTCGAATATAAGTAAGGGGGTCAATCTTTCAACGGGCAGAGTGACCGGGCTCAAGAGTCATGACTATCATGTATGGATTGAGCGGATTATGCCGGTGATGGTTCGGGGCTATGTTCCCGAGCGTGTCTGGCGTGTGCTTGCGGAGTTAAGCCATTTCTTCCGCACGCTTTGTGCTAAAGAAGTATGTCCTGAGAAGATAAAAGAAATGCATAAGAAGGCGCCGGAGTTGATATGCAAGCTAGAGAAGATCTTCCCGCCAGGCTTCTTTACTCCGATGACACATCTCCTTTTGCACCTCCCGAACGAGGTATTGTTGGGGGGCCCTGTGCAGAATCGTTGGCAGTACGGCCCTGAGAGACAGAACAAGCATCTGAGACAGAAatgtggaaacaaagctaagattgaagcttccATAGCTGAGGCAGTTATCCTAGAGGACGTGGTAGACCTCAGGACAGCCTACTATCCGGACCATGTTCCCACGTTGCACAATAAGGTGTCTCGATACAATACAGAAGAACCCAAGTATAAACCCAAGTTTCCTCTATTCATCGGGCAAGGTAGTAGGGCTGGATGCTCGAAATCTTATCTCATGCCACGAGATGAGTGGGAGGATGTCATGTTCTATAtcttgcacaacatcaaggaaGTTGAGGATGAGTGGATGAGGTAATACCTTTGCACCATTCTTTTAGTCAATTCGTTATGTTCACTTTGCCTAGTTCTTATACCGCTTTTCTTATTGTAGTCGATTCGTTGAAGAAGAATGGACGGGAATGCTGCCTCCTTCTGAAGCGAAGGCACTTGCTCTTCTCCGAAAGGGTGCTGATGGAAGGAAAAATTTCGTTGCGTGGTTCATCGAGAAAGTAATTTTTCACACTTtcaattaaactcatgcaccctataatttcaattaaactcatgcacccTATAATTTCAATTAAACTTGTAGTGAAATGATCCGACCGAATCAATGGATGAAGAATTGAGATGGGTTTCCATGGGTTTTGATCCTGTCGTCATGACATGCGAAAAGTATGATATGAATGGGTATCGCTTCCATACAGAGGAGCACCAGAACAGTCGGCCTGATCCCAAAACCATAAATACCGGAGTCTTCACTGAAGGAGATAATAAAGTAGATTACTACGGAAGGGTAGGAAAAATATACGAGCTTACATTCAAACGTGGCCGCGAACACCTAAGTCTCACTGTGTTCAAATGCCGATGGTTCGACCCCAAAAAGGGTCTGAGACATACGCCTTCTGTTGGTTTAGTTGAAGTTAAACCATCAACCGTCTATGCCGGAGCTGATCTCTTTATCGCCGCTACCCAGGCCACACAAGTATATTATCTGCCTTACCCATGCCAGAAAGAGTACCTAAAGGGTTGGGAAGTTGTGTTCAAGGTGTCGCCGCATGGTAAGCTACCGGACCCGAATGATGATGATTACTACAACATAAACCCCATGACATACGAGGGAGTGTTCTATCAAGAGGAACATGATGATGTGGTCCGAAACAACAAGGATGATGACTTGGGTTATGTTGACCTGGACCCAAACGACGACGACGCACGGATTGATGGTGAGGCAGTTGTGAATCAAAGAGACATAATTATGCTTGAAAAGTTAAATGAAGATGCTGACGATGAGGAAGAGCCTCCACCTCCGTCAGACAATGAAGAAGATATGCgtgatagtgatgatgagaccGGTCCACAAATAGATTACAATAGTGatgattcatatgggttctagAAAATGTAAGTTCTTTTAATGATCATTACAATAGTATGCTTAATGTGCTCTTCTGGTATTAATGTTTTTCCTGTATGCTTGTTTAATTGATATCCTTACTAATTGTTTATTCTCTTCTCAATGCAGGTTTGCTAATCATGGGCAAGTCCAGCAGCGCTAGTTTCCTCAGTAAATTTAAAGGACTTACTCGGAGTGGACGAGCCCACAAGGTTCCCTCCCGACTACGCGAGGATGACACCTCACAGGGAGGTGGAGGGGTCGGGGGAGGAGACCctagaggaggaggcggtggggggagagcccctagaggaggaggaggtggggggGAGAGGCAACCGGGGCAAAAAACTCCGGGCCGTGTCTGAAATAGGAGGGTCTTCTTTGATGCCCTCCTATACAGAGGCACCTTCTGAGTCTAAGGAGGAGGAGTATGTTCCTgatggcgaggaggaggaggccgaggaggagggtgaggaggaggaggccgaggaggagggtgaggaggagggcgaggagggtgGAGGGGAGGTTGATCCCGCGTTGTGGGGTGACTTGCCACCGGGTTCTTCGCAGGGGTGGCTGCGTGGTAATGCCGGACTACCTACACCACCTTCTATCGAGGAGCACAAGTGGCTCATTGAACCTGTGGGGACAGAGTAAGTGCCTCTCAATCATATTTTCAACACATGACAACATTTTCTTATTGTACACATGGCAATCATTTGATTCTTTTGCAGAAACTGGATCCTTCGCAGAAAGGGCCGTAAACCGAACGGCCTTATCACTGTCCTGTTGAAGGAGTTTTGGCCTGGCCTATTCTGCCCGCGGCCAGACAGGGACCCGCAGCAGcgggttttggccacgagctggGCCCACTACGAGGCTTGCAGCAACGCGGAGTACGGGACGACCGCTAAGGCCGTGATCACCAAATTTTGGGTAAGTTCTCTTCTGAATCACTTGTCTTCAGTTTCGTTCATAGTTTATCATTGAATCACTCAACTCATGCCTTGTTTGCTTCTGGTTTATGCATGATTGCAGCAACTCTATAGAGTTCTTGACGAGCACAAGGCCAGAGCCGACGTGGTCTTGCTTGCGGCTGCGAAGAAGAAAGCTCGTCAGTTGCAGTACGAGGTGCGCTGGGTTGCCGTCTCGCAGTACTACCACTACTACCTGCACCAAAAGATGACCAAAACTCAAGCGCAGAAGCTACGACTTACCTTGAGCAAGGAGCAGTTCATGATGGTAACTATTACTAACTTTTCATTGTTTCAAGCAGTCAACTATATGTTTCGTGCTCACATGTCATGCTTCCAAAATTTGCATAGGTTGTTCCTCGTTGGTGCTATGGAAGGCATGACGGATGGGCGAGTTTGGTGGATAGGTGGCTCGGTGCCGATGCAGAGTTTGCTGCCAAGAGCATCAAGGCCCGGGCTAACCGTGGAGACGACGGAACACACGGCCAAGGAAACAGGAACCACTGGGGCTTCAAGGCCATGAAGGTATATCTATGTGCATGATGcatttttgttcttctttacGTCATGTTCTTATGTATGGCTGACTTCTATTTGACATTATAGGAGGACAAGTTGAAGAGGCCGCTCTCAGACATGGAGTCGTGGAAGCTGGCCCGCGAGCGGAGTCATCGCAAGGAGGGCGAGAGCCAGTACTACGGCAAGACCGAGGAGCACCTGGGGTCTTACATTCATCACTTTCAGGAGTTGCATCCGGATGTTCCTGTTGCTGAGGTCGCCCAGTCTCAGATCGACGACACGGCGGTGGTGGCCATCCAGGGGAAGAAGAATGGCCGGTATCCGTGTTTCGATGGCTTGATCACTCCTTCGATCTCGTACACACAGCTTCGGGCTACCAACCCGAGCCAGTTAGAGAGTATGGGGCGTTCACAGACTCCCTTAGCCCGCCAGCATGCTGTAAGTACTTCCTCTTTATCTTTTTCTATCTTGCATTCTCAGTTTATTTTCAGCATTGCTCACTTAGAAACAACCTAAATTATGTAGGCATATAAGGAGTTTGTCGAGCATAGGAATCTCGAGGTGTGGGAGTACTTGAAACGAGTGAAGGCAAACGATGATTACAACCGTCAGATGATGACGGTTAGTTTTGCCCTCTTAAAACCAAGCTAAATTTTTGCACTTTCATTCCTTCTGATCTTCTAGTTTGCTTGTTTAACTAACATTCAGGCTATGTTGGCATCTTGGACTAACCGCACGGATCCACCACAAATGGGACCCCCACCACCACCTGCGGGAGAACCCCCACACGTGCCCACGTTCGATGAATGGGTGGCACTAGACAGTGATGGTCCGGTTAGTACATTTGCCTAACTACTAGCAAACTAGTTCTCGTTCATGAAACACTATCATATCATATTTACCGTTAGAATCTTTTCTGAAACATGTAGGGGACCGGTGGCTCGACTCCTGCTCCGTCGACCCCAGTCACTCCGATCTGGCAGAGTGGTGGTGGTCGCGATGGcggttttggcggaggtggtggtggtggttttggcggaggtggtgcttttggcggaggtggtggtTTTGGCGGAGATGCTCTTGCTTGATGATTCCGTGCATGTGGCCATCGTGCCATGCCTTTCATATTCCTACTTTTATCATGTTTCATGTCTTGCACTACTTTTATGTTCATGAACTTCCGTCGGTGATGATCTTTAGATGATGtgatgaacttgagtatgtttagatgatgatggtgaacttgagtatgtttagatgaacttgagtatgtttacatgatgaattgtcatatttctgcataatttcatattgttctgttttgaaatgctgtcaaatgaattggaaaagagaaaacagggaaaataaaaaaaaactatgcctacggcaaagccgtcggcatatataCGCCCAGGAGTTACCAGGGCTTGCCACGTGGCACATCTATGCCTACAGCAAAGCCGTAGGCATATATgaaaatctatgccgacggctttgctgTAGGCATAGCCCTGCTGCCAGGAGAAACCAggagctgccacgtggcagagATATCTATGCCTACGGCTTTGCTGTAGGCATAGCCCTGCGATGTGGCATTGCGTGATTCGTCAGCGCTTTTGCCACGTGGCAGAGATATGccgacggcaaagccgtcggcatagattcaTCTATGCCTACGGCTTTGCTGTAGGCATAGCCCTGCCACATGGCATTGCGTGATTCGTCAGCGTTTTTGACGGCGCCGTCCGTTGCCGTCAGACGAAAAACACTGCC
Coding sequences within it:
- the LOC125532547 gene encoding uncharacterized protein LOC125532547 encodes the protein MPSYTEAPSESKEEEYVPDGEEEEAEEEGEEEEAEEEGEEEGEEGGGEVDPALWGDLPPGSSQGWLRGNAGLPTPPSIEEHKWLIEPVGTENWILRRKGRKPNGLITVLLKEFWPGLFCPRPDRDPQQRVLATSWAHYEACSNAEYGTTAKAVITKFWQLYRVLDEHKARADVVLLAAAKKKARQLQYEVRWVAVSQYYHYYLHQKMTKTQAQKLRLTLSKEQFMMVVPRWCYGRHDGWASLVDRWLGPG